From the Falsibacillus albus genome, one window contains:
- the flgC gene encoding flagellar basal body rod protein FlgC produces the protein MNMFHSMNVTSSALTAQRLRMDVISSNMANVDTTRGEYKKDEVVNGKLVKAHWEPYRRKTVELAPKDASFNSLLNTAMGNGGTIGDGVKVSRIKEDTTTPFKKVYDPSNPDADKDGFVNMPNVDPLREMVDLISATRSYEANVTVFNSSKAMMMKSLEIGR, from the coding sequence ATGAATATGTTTCATAGCATGAATGTGACCTCTTCGGCACTTACAGCCCAGAGGCTCAGAATGGATGTTATCTCGTCCAATATGGCGAACGTCGATACGACAAGAGGAGAATATAAAAAAGATGAAGTTGTGAACGGGAAGCTGGTAAAAGCTCATTGGGAGCCGTACCGGCGAAAGACCGTTGAACTTGCGCCAAAGGATGCTTCATTCAATTCTTTATTAAACACGGCAATGGGCAATGGGGGAACCATTGGAGATGGCGTCAAGGTTAGCCGGATCAAGGAAGATACAACAACACCTTTTAAAAAGGTCTATGATCCCAGCAACCCAGATGCTGATAAAGATGGATTTGTAAATATGCCAAACGTTGATCCGCTTAGAGAAATGGTGGACTTGATCAGTGCCACTCGTTCGTATGAAGCCAATGTAACCGTCTTTAACTCATCAAAGGCTATGATGATGAAATCATTGGAAATAGGAAGATAA
- the fliH gene encoding flagellar assembly protein FliH encodes MSRIIKSNSAFKESKEQLKVIELRQVFRGIPSESETTDKQSYFLEREKERMIAIAKREAEELLASAAQEAEHLKMGLDEEKAKFEQEKSSWLEQAKNEGFEAGFQTGQEAGYQQYKELLAAAKRTTDLSKVEFSQYLDSAENVILELGMKAAEKILNDVIAGHPERFLPIVKRALKEVREYSEIQIHVHPFQYDFLISQKEELESVFPKNTQVFIYPDEDLGEMNCFIESPNGRVDASIDSQLIELKGRLLSILEGDSV; translated from the coding sequence TTGTCTAGAATCATAAAGTCCAATTCGGCCTTTAAAGAGTCAAAAGAGCAGTTGAAAGTGATCGAATTAAGACAGGTTTTCAGGGGCATTCCATCTGAATCAGAAACCACAGACAAACAATCTTATTTCTTGGAAAGAGAAAAAGAGAGAATGATTGCCATCGCAAAAAGGGAAGCCGAAGAGCTGCTTGCATCGGCTGCCCAAGAAGCGGAGCACCTTAAGATGGGTTTAGATGAAGAAAAGGCAAAGTTCGAGCAAGAAAAATCCTCTTGGCTTGAACAAGCGAAGAATGAAGGTTTTGAAGCGGGATTTCAGACAGGGCAGGAAGCTGGGTACCAACAATACAAGGAATTATTGGCTGCAGCAAAAAGAACAACTGACCTTTCCAAGGTCGAATTCTCCCAATACCTTGATTCGGCAGAGAATGTCATTTTGGAGTTGGGCATGAAGGCGGCAGAAAAGATCTTGAATGATGTCATCGCCGGTCATCCAGAGCGATTCCTTCCAATTGTCAAACGTGCGCTGAAGGAAGTTCGTGAATATAGTGAAATTCAAATTCATGTTCATCCGTTTCAATACGATTTTTTAATAAGTCAAAAAGAAGAGCTTGAATCGGTGTTTCCGAAAAATACACAGGTCTTCATCTATCCGGATGAAGACCTCGGGGAAATGAATTGTTTCATTGAGTCCCCGAATGGAAGAGTGGATGCCAGCATCGATAGTCAATTGATCGAGCTGAAAGGCAGGCTCCTATCAATACTTGAGGGTGATTCTGTTTGA
- the flgB gene encoding flagellar basal body rod protein FlgB: MRLFSNTVGTIEQALDYSALKQKVISQNIANVDTPNYKAKDVSFKKFLEEANSSQVEAYRTDPKHFSFTSSSESPAVISQANVRYNENGNSVDVDKEMSDLASNQIYFDALTSQLNNQFSILQAVIKGGK, from the coding sequence TTGAGATTATTTTCTAACACTGTGGGGACGATTGAGCAGGCGCTAGATTATTCCGCGCTGAAACAAAAAGTGATTTCACAGAACATTGCAAATGTGGACACGCCCAACTACAAAGCGAAGGATGTAAGTTTCAAGAAATTTTTAGAAGAAGCCAACTCAAGTCAGGTGGAAGCCTATAGAACCGATCCAAAGCATTTTTCTTTTACGAGTTCCAGTGAAAGCCCGGCTGTCATTTCGCAGGCAAATGTTCGATATAATGAAAACGGTAATAGCGTGGATGTGGATAAAGAAATGTCAGATCTCGCATCGAATCAAATTTACTTTGATGCATTGACATCGCAATTAAATAATCAGTTCTCCATTCTGCAGGCTGTGATCAAGGGAGGCAAGTGA
- the fliE gene encoding flagellar hook-basal body complex protein FliE, which translates to MGFGQINSIADSVLRPLDATKVQKNLETPNEAQAKFADFLKESLNAVNNSQVESNKLTEKMANGENVDLHQVMIAAQKANITMQTTIELRNKAVEAYQEIMRMQV; encoded by the coding sequence ATGGGCTTCGGTCAAATTAATTCGATTGCCGATTCGGTTTTACGACCGTTGGATGCAACAAAAGTTCAAAAAAATTTAGAAACGCCAAATGAAGCACAAGCCAAATTCGCAGACTTTTTAAAAGAGTCCTTGAACGCAGTGAATAATTCACAAGTTGAATCAAACAAACTGACTGAAAAAATGGCAAATGGCGAGAATGTTGATTTGCACCAAGTGATGATTGCTGCGCAAAAAGCCAATATTACGATGCAGACGACAATTGAACTAAGGAATAAAGCTGTTGAAGCTTATCAAGAGATTATGAGAATGCAAGTGTGA
- the codY gene encoding GTP-sensing pleiotropic transcriptional regulator CodY, with product MNLLAKTRKINAMLQRAAGKPVNFKEMSETLCEVIEANIFVVSRRGKLLGYSINQQIENERMIKMLEDRQFPEEYTKNLFNINETSPNLDVESEYTAFPVENKQLFQSGLTTIVPIIGGGERLGTLILARLEAKFLDDDLILAEYGATVVGMEILREKAEEIEEEARSKAVVQMAISSLSYSELEAIEHIFEELNGNEGLLVASKIADRVGITRSVIVNALRKLESAGVIESRSLGMKGTYIKVLNDKFLLELEKLKTN from the coding sequence ATGAATTTATTAGCGAAAACAAGAAAAATTAATGCCATGCTTCAAAGAGCAGCCGGTAAACCGGTGAATTTTAAGGAAATGTCCGAGACGCTTTGTGAAGTGATCGAAGCGAATATCTTCGTCGTCAGCCGTCGCGGAAAATTATTAGGATATTCCATCAATCAGCAAATTGAAAATGAGCGTATGATCAAGATGCTTGAAGATCGTCAATTTCCAGAGGAATATACGAAGAACTTATTCAACATCAATGAAACTTCTCCTAACCTTGATGTCGAGAGCGAATATACGGCATTTCCGGTAGAGAACAAACAGCTTTTCCAAAGTGGCTTAACGACAATCGTTCCGATCATCGGAGGCGGTGAGCGTTTAGGCACATTGATTCTTGCACGTCTTGAAGCTAAATTCCTTGATGACGATTTGATCCTTGCAGAATATGGGGCTACCGTTGTTGGAATGGAAATCCTTCGTGAAAAAGCCGAGGAAATCGAAGAGGAAGCGCGAAGCAAGGCCGTCGTTCAAATGGCCATTAGTTCTTTATCCTACAGTGAACTTGAAGCGATTGAACATATCTTCGAGGAATTGAACGGAAATGAAGGACTTCTAGTTGCTTCAAAAATTGCTGACCGTGTCGGCATCACAAGATCTGTCATTGTCAACGCTTTGAGGAAACTTGAAAGCGCCGGTGTCATTGAATCCCGTTCATTGGGGATGAAAGGAACATACATCAAGGTGTTAAACGACAAGTTCTTATTGGAATTGGAAAAACTAAAAACAAACTAA
- the fliG gene encoding flagellar motor switch protein FliG, whose product MDTLRKEKELTGKQKAAVLLISLGPDVSASVYKHLSEEEIERLTLEISSVKKVDSLAKEEILEEFHNIAVAQDYISQGGIGYAKTVLEKALGQDQATAIINRLTSSLQVKPFDFARKADPAQILNFIQNEHPQTIALILSYLDPQQAGLILSELPQEVQADIAKRIALMDGTSPEVINEIESILERKLSTTVTQDYTQTGGIEALVEVLTGVDRTTEKTILDSLEIQDPELAEEVKKRMFVFEDIVTLDNRSIQRVIRDCENEDLLLALKVSSEEVKQIVFRNMSNRMVDTFKEEMEFMGPVRLRDVEEAQSRIVSIIRRLEEIGEIIIARGGGDDIIV is encoded by the coding sequence ATGGACACTTTGAGAAAAGAAAAAGAATTAACCGGAAAGCAAAAAGCTGCTGTCCTCCTCATTTCATTAGGACCTGATGTATCTGCATCTGTTTATAAGCATTTATCCGAGGAAGAAATTGAACGGCTTACATTGGAAATCTCCAGTGTTAAAAAAGTAGATTCATTGGCGAAAGAAGAAATCTTAGAGGAATTTCATAATATTGCAGTTGCGCAGGATTATATTTCACAAGGTGGAATCGGTTATGCGAAAACGGTTTTAGAAAAGGCTTTGGGACAGGATCAAGCGACTGCCATCATCAATAGGCTGACATCTTCTCTTCAAGTTAAGCCATTTGATTTTGCCCGTAAAGCCGATCCTGCCCAAATACTGAACTTTATCCAAAACGAACATCCACAAACGATTGCTCTTATCTTATCTTATTTGGACCCACAGCAGGCAGGATTGATATTATCCGAGCTTCCTCAAGAAGTTCAGGCTGACATTGCCAAAAGGATTGCATTGATGGATGGCACCTCGCCTGAAGTGATCAACGAAATTGAGTCAATCCTTGAAAGGAAATTGTCAACGACTGTCACCCAGGATTACACCCAGACCGGTGGCATAGAGGCATTGGTTGAGGTATTGACCGGAGTGGACCGGACTACGGAGAAGACGATCTTGGATTCCCTGGAAATCCAGGATCCAGAGCTGGCGGAAGAAGTCAAGAAGAGAATGTTTGTATTTGAAGACATTGTCACATTGGACAATCGATCGATTCAGCGCGTCATTCGCGATTGTGAAAATGAGGACTTGCTTCTTGCACTTAAAGTATCCAGTGAAGAAGTTAAACAAATCGTCTTTAGAAATATGTCCAATCGAATGGTCGATACATTCAAGGAAGAAATGGAATTCATGGGGCCGGTTCGTTTGCGTGATGTAGAGGAAGCTCAATCAAGGATTGTTTCAATCATTCGCAGATTGGAAGAAATAGGGGAAATCATCATTGCTCGAGGTGGAGGAGACGATATCATTGTCTAG
- the fliI gene encoding flagellar protein export ATPase FliI, giving the protein MKAKELIPYIPDIDTFKRYGRVKRVVGLMIESQGPECSIGDVCWIRVISQKKTRKIQAEVVGFKEESVMLMPYASINEIAPGSLVEATGQTLEVRMGHQLIGSVVDSLGQPMDGGVLPKGLSAIPTEQSPPNPLSRPPIEEPLEVGVRPIDSLLTVGKGQRIGIFAGSGVGKSTLLGMIARNTKADVNVIALIGERGREVREFIERDLGPEGLKKTIVVAATSDQPALMRIKGAFTATAIAEYFRDKGMNVMFMMDSVTRVAMAQREVGLAVGEPPATRGYTPSVFAILPKLLERTGTNEFGSITAFYTVLVDGDDMNEPIADTVRGILDGHLVLDRNLANKGQFPAINILKSVSRLMNHLASEEHQKAAERIRDLLSTYLNSEDLINIGAYKRGASREIDEAIDFYPKIISFLKQKTNEAISMDEAIQSLIQLADEGDWA; this is encoded by the coding sequence TTGAAAGCAAAAGAACTGATTCCATATATACCGGACATTGATACATTCAAGCGATATGGCAGAGTCAAACGTGTCGTCGGGCTGATGATCGAGTCTCAAGGTCCTGAATGCTCCATAGGGGATGTTTGTTGGATCCGAGTCATTTCACAAAAAAAGACAAGGAAAATCCAAGCTGAAGTGGTGGGCTTCAAAGAAGAAAGTGTCATGTTGATGCCCTATGCATCCATTAATGAAATAGCACCAGGATCATTAGTAGAAGCGACTGGACAAACCTTGGAAGTTAGGATGGGCCACCAGCTGATCGGGAGCGTCGTTGATTCCTTGGGACAGCCAATGGATGGCGGCGTATTGCCAAAAGGCCTTTCAGCCATCCCGACAGAGCAATCTCCCCCCAATCCTTTAAGCAGGCCACCGATCGAAGAACCTCTGGAAGTAGGAGTCAGGCCAATCGACAGCTTGCTGACGGTAGGCAAGGGACAGCGGATCGGAATTTTCGCCGGAAGCGGTGTCGGAAAGAGCACGCTGCTTGGAATGATTGCCCGCAATACGAAGGCAGACGTCAATGTCATCGCCCTGATTGGGGAGCGGGGACGGGAGGTCCGGGAGTTTATCGAAAGGGACCTTGGCCCCGAAGGTTTGAAAAAAACGATTGTCGTGGCAGCAACTTCAGATCAGCCGGCTTTGATGAGGATTAAAGGTGCATTTACTGCTACTGCCATTGCGGAATATTTCCGTGATAAAGGAATGAATGTCATGTTTATGATGGATTCCGTCACCAGGGTGGCCATGGCGCAAAGGGAAGTGGGCTTGGCAGTGGGGGAACCACCTGCTACAAGGGGATATACACCATCAGTATTCGCCATCCTGCCAAAGCTTTTGGAAAGGACCGGTACAAATGAATTTGGTTCCATCACTGCATTTTATACTGTACTCGTCGATGGTGATGACATGAATGAGCCGATTGCAGATACAGTCCGCGGGATTTTGGATGGCCATCTCGTCCTGGATCGAAACTTGGCAAACAAAGGACAATTCCCAGCCATCAATATCTTGAAAAGCGTAAGCCGCTTAATGAACCATCTCGCATCAGAAGAACACCAAAAGGCGGCTGAACGTATACGCGACCTCTTGAGCACCTATTTGAATTCGGAGGATCTCATCAATATCGGCGCGTATAAAAGAGGAGCCTCAAGGGAGATCGATGAGGCAATCGATTTTTATCCAAAAATTATATCTTTTCTTAAACAAAAAACGAATGAAGCAATTTCGATGGATGAAGCCATCCAATCATTAATCCAACTTGCAGATGAAGGTGATTGGGCATGA
- the fliF gene encoding flagellar basal-body MS-ring/collar protein FliF — MNETLQNYLNKIKRFWAGRSKNQKTMLVGSLIFLVVLVSVVSYFATRETMVPLYSNLSASEAGSIKENLDGKGIHSEVADGGTTIKVPAQDVDTLKVQLASEGIPKSGSIDYSFFSQNAGFGMTDNEFDVLKLDAMQTELANLIKGIDGVNDAKVMINLPDKGIFVSDQQEKASASIVLNTKYGFQMDQKQIKSLYHLVSKSVPNLPTDNIVIMNQYFEYFEMENEDSSLSGKFAQQMDVKKQIEKDIQRQVQNMLGTLVGFDKVVVSVSADIDFTQENREENLVSPVDQNNLKGIEVSAKRITETFSGKGAVPGGSPTSETTSDTPTYQGSQDSNGDYERKEETINNEVNKVRKQIVESPYKVRDLGIQVMVEPPNPKDPASLPQGRVDDIKQILSTIIRTTVDKDSGTDLTQNALQDKVVVSVQPFNGKIQMDTAAKSVLPWWVYVVGGILLAIIVLLFLFLFRSRKKEEISIEEEVEPSKPIYVQDVNQEKETESTVKRKQLEKMAKDKPEEFAKLLRTWLAED; from the coding sequence ATGAATGAAACTTTACAAAACTATTTGAACAAAATAAAACGTTTTTGGGCAGGGCGTTCAAAAAATCAAAAAACAATGTTGGTAGGCTCTCTTATATTCTTAGTAGTCTTAGTATCAGTTGTGAGTTACTTTGCTACGAGGGAAACAATGGTGCCGCTATACAGTAATCTATCCGCCAGTGAAGCAGGGAGCATCAAAGAAAATCTTGATGGGAAAGGCATCCATTCTGAAGTGGCGGATGGAGGGACTACGATCAAGGTTCCCGCTCAGGATGTAGATACACTCAAGGTGCAGCTGGCATCGGAAGGAATTCCTAAGTCGGGCAGCATCGACTACTCTTTTTTCAGCCAAAATGCAGGCTTCGGGATGACCGATAATGAGTTCGATGTGTTGAAGCTCGATGCCATGCAGACAGAATTAGCCAATCTCATCAAAGGGATTGATGGAGTGAACGATGCAAAAGTGATGATCAACTTGCCTGACAAGGGGATTTTTGTATCGGACCAACAGGAGAAAGCTTCGGCATCGATTGTATTGAACACAAAATATGGATTCCAGATGGATCAGAAGCAAATAAAATCTTTGTATCACTTGGTTTCTAAAAGTGTTCCGAACCTTCCTACAGATAATATCGTCATCATGAACCAATATTTTGAGTATTTCGAAATGGAAAATGAAGATTCTTCTCTTTCTGGAAAATTTGCTCAGCAAATGGATGTGAAAAAACAGATCGAAAAGGATATCCAGCGCCAGGTGCAAAATATGCTGGGCACATTAGTTGGATTTGACAAAGTCGTTGTATCCGTATCAGCTGATATAGACTTTACCCAGGAAAATAGGGAAGAAAACCTTGTTTCTCCTGTTGATCAGAATAATTTGAAGGGGATTGAGGTCAGCGCCAAGCGCATAACCGAGACCTTCTCCGGGAAAGGGGCGGTTCCTGGAGGCAGTCCAACAAGTGAAACAACAAGTGATACACCAACCTATCAGGGTTCACAGGATTCGAACGGCGATTATGAAAGAAAAGAAGAGACGATCAATAATGAAGTGAACAAAGTCCGCAAACAGATTGTGGAAAGCCCATATAAGGTAAGGGATCTCGGCATTCAGGTCATGGTAGAACCGCCCAATCCAAAAGATCCTGCATCATTGCCGCAAGGACGTGTGGATGATATTAAACAGATTCTATCCACAATCATCCGAACCACCGTCGATAAGGATTCCGGTACGGATTTGACCCAAAATGCCCTTCAGGACAAAGTCGTTGTATCCGTACAGCCATTCAATGGGAAGATACAGATGGATACCGCTGCTAAATCGGTTCTTCCTTGGTGGGTATACGTCGTAGGCGGCATATTGTTGGCCATTATCGTCCTGCTATTCTTGTTTTTATTCAGATCGCGTAAAAAAGAAGAAATTTCTATTGAAGAAGAAGTAGAGCCGTCCAAGCCAATCTATGTCCAGGACGTAAATCAAGAAAAAGAGACAGAATCTACAGTGAAAAGAAAGCAATTAGAAAAGATGGCGAAGGATAAACCAGAAGAATTCGCCAAGCTTTTGCGGACTTGGCTAGCAGAAGACTAG